From Halorientalis litorea:
GATGCGATGGGCGACCCCGAGGCCAACCGGGCGGTGCTCCGGGACGCAATCGAGGCGAGCAGTGCCGACTACGCCGTCGTGGACGGCGACCGGCCGACTCTCGAAGCGGTCGTCTCGGACCTCGGGTGCCGCGTCGTCGGGGAGACGTGGGTCCGGGCCGTCGCGGGCGTGCCCCTCACGCTCGTCGACCGCCTCGAATCGGTACTGCAGCCGGTTTCGGCGGGTCTCCGGTTCGGGACGGCCGCCACCGAAGTCACCCCGGACGTGTCCGTCGAGACAATCGAGTTCCCCGCCGAGTTGCTCGCAGAGGTGCAGGGCATCGACCGGGAGCGGACGCGCACGCTCGTCGCCGAGACAGCCCTCGCGTTCGAGACCCGCGAGGGCGGGACCCGCGTCGGCGACCGGGGGGCGTTCCTTTCACGTGGAGATTACGACACACTGCTCGACGGTTTCCTCGACGTACTCCGGATGGCGTACGACGACGTGGAACGCCGCGAGGACGAACTCGTCGTCCGGACGACGCGGTTCGACCCGTCGAAGGCAGCGTCCCTCGGCGTGCCGGAAGGACCCGCCTACGGCCGCCTCGCGGACGGTGAGGCCGTCGAAGTCGACGGCTCGACCATCCCGCCCGACGTGGTGCGGACCGAGGAAGTCTATCGGTTCCCCGTCTAGGGCGTAACTCGTGCTTACAGCTGCGTCGCCGAAACCACAGTGAATTTGACACGATGGGAAAGATAATTATGACTGGTACACAATCGGATATTTAAATATGGATTCGATTATCGACGACGCAATGGAGGACGCCGAAGCGGAGCGCGAGCAGTCGGGGAGAGACGAGGCGACGGACGGGAGCGGAACGGCTGCAGCGGAGGACGTCTCCACGTCCGGACAGATGACGGACGAGGAACTCGCCAGCGTCGTCAAAGACCTCGAGACGAAAATCACCGTCGTGGGGTGTGGCGGTGCGGGTGGGAACACGGTCACGCGGATGATGGAGGAGGGCATCCACGGGGCGAAACTCGTCGCCGCCAACACCGACGCCCAGCACCTCGCCGACGAGGTGAAAGCCGACACCAAGATTCTCATCGGGAAGAAACGCACCGGCGGACGCGGTGCGGGGTCGGTCCCCAAAATCGGCGAAGAGGCCGCACAGGAGAACATCGAGGACATCCAGCAGTCTATCGACGGCTCCGACATGGTGTTCGTCACTGCCGGTCTCGGCGGCGGGACGGGGACGGGTGCGGCCCCCGTCGTCGCACAGGCCGCACAGGAGGCCGGGGCACTCACTATCTCTATCGTCACTATCCCGTTCACTGCGGAAGGTGAACGCCGTCGTGCCAACGCCGACGCCGGGCTGGAACGACTGCGCGCAGTCTCCGACACGGTCATCGTCGTGCCGAACGACCGTCTGCTGGACTACGCCCCTTCGATGCCCCTGCAGGACGCGTTCAAAATCTGTGACCGCGTGTTGATGCGCTCGGTCAAGGGCATGACGGAACTCATCACCAAGCCCGGACTGGTCAACGTGGACTTCGCCGACGTTCGCACCATCATGGAGAACGGCGGCGTCGCGATGATAGGGTTGGGCGAGAGCGATTCCGAGAACAAGGCTCAGGACTCGATTCGGTCGGCACTGCGCTCGCCGCTGTTGGACGTGGAGTTCGACGGCGCGAACTCCGCGCTGGTCAACGTCGTCGGCGGTCCCGACATGGCAATCGAGGAGGCCGAAGGCGTCGTCGAGGAGATTTACGACCGCATCGACCCGGACGCCCGCATCATCTGGGGGGCGTCGGTCAACGACGACTTCGAGGGCAAGATGGAGACGATGATCGTCGTCACCGGCGTCGAGAGCCCCCAGATATACGGGCAGAACGAAACCGAGGCCGAACAGGCCGCCCAGAACCTCGGCGACGACATCGACTACGTGGAGTAACGCGGCGGCCCCGAGGGGTGCGGTGCCGTGATTTCTGCCGTGTCGCCGACCGTCGTGAGTCGAGGGTCGGCATCAATAGATAGAAAAAGGGTGAGAGAGTACAACCGCGTATGCAAGTACCGTACGACCTCACGTCCTACGTCAGGGTGCTGAAACTCGCCAGCACGCCGTCGTGGGAAGAGTTCTCGCAAGTCGCCAAAATCGCGGGCGCGGGTATCGTCCTCGTCGGCTTGCTGGGGTTCATCATCTTCGTCATCATGAGTTTCATCCCCGCCTGACCATGGGTATCTACGCAGTCAAGACAACGGCCAGCCAAGAACGCACCGTCGCGGACATGATTATGAACCGCGAGGAGCCGTCGATTCACGCGGCCCTCGCGCCCGACAGCCTGACCAGTTACGTGATGGTCGAGGCTGACGACGAGGCGGTGTTCGAGCGCATTGCCGACGAGATTCCCCACATGCGCGGCGTCGTCCCCGGCGAGAGTTCGCTCGCGGAAGTCGAGCACTTCCTCTCGCCGAAACCAGACGTGGAGGGCATCGCCGAAGGGGACATCGTGGAACTCGTCGCCGGACCGTTCAAAGGCGAGAAAGCGCAAGTCCAGCGCATCGACGAGGGCAAGGACCAAGTGACAGTCGAACTGTACGAGGCGACGGTCCCGATTCCCGTCACCGTGCGCGGAGACCAGATTCGGGTGCTGGATAGTGAGGAGCGGTAGCTCCTCTGACCTGCGAACGGTGTAACCGTGAGCAGACTCCGAGGAACGCTAACACGTTCCTCGTGCTCCCGTTCGCTTTGCTTACCAGAACAGTGTGGAGCGGTACGAGAGCATCCGCGCGCCGGTGATGCGCGGTTCACGGAACTCGCTTCGCGAGTTCCGCTTTTTCGCCCACGTTTTTCGAGGAGTGGTTCGAAAGACGCCAGCGGCGTCTTTCGTCATCACGAGAGAGCTACACTCTCTCGAACGACAGAAAAAGGTGGTTAGACACCGCTGCCGTTCCCTTCGAGACGGTCGATGACTTCTTTGATGTCTGCTTCGCTCTCGATGGCTTCTTTGACCTGTTCGCGCTGGCGCACTTCGTCGCTCGCGGCGTCGTAGGCACGGACGTACTCGGCGCGGGTGTGTTCGTCGAAGGCGTGCCGGATGGCGAAGTAGCCGTCCGGGAGGACGGTCCCACAGACCGCACACTCGACGCGCTCGTGGTCGGTCGCTTGGTGGACGATGAGGTCCTCGACGCGCTCGAACTGCTCCCCGTCGCCCGCAATCGCGCACTCCCAGTGTGGCATTGCCCGAGGAATCTCGGCGGGTGGGCATAAACGTTGGCCAGTCGGGCGAGTGTGAACCAGAATCCCTATGTCTCGACCCGCAGAATCGCCGCTCCGATGGCAGAGAGCGTCGGCGAGGGAGACGAGTTCCGTGTCGATATGCACGTGAAGGTTCTCGACGAGTCGGTGGTCCGCCGGGCGAAACAACGGGGATTGGACGCGCTGGTGTACGCGCCCCACTTCACCCGCCTGCCGGACATTCGCGAGACTGCACGGCGGTTCTCCGACGACGAGTTGCTCGTCGTTCCAGCCCGTGAACTGTTCACCGGGACGTGGCGGACGCGCAAACACGTCCTCGCGGTCGGACTCTCGGACCCGATTCCCGACTTCCTCACGCTGGCCGGGGTGATGGAAGAACTCCGCCGACAGGACGCCGCCGTCCTCGTCCCGCACCCCGAGTTCCTCACGGTTAGTCTCGACATCGCCGATATCAGACAGTACCGGGAGACGTTGGACGGAGTGGAGGTGTACAACCCGAAACACTGGGCGCGACACAACGACCGGGCGCGCGAGATAGCCCGCGAGACGGGACTCCCGGCCTTCGGGTCCTCGTACGCGCACCTTCCGCGAACCGTCGGCGAGGTGTGGACTGCGTTCGCCGAGACGCCCGCGGACGAGGAGGCGTTCGTCGACCTCCTCAGGGACGGCGCGCCACGGCGAGTCTTCCACCGGGACGGCCCGACACACGGGATGCGGTGTGCCGCCGAGTTCGCCCACCTCGGCTGGGAGAACACGTACAAGAAGTTCGACCGAATCTATCTACAGGGAACCGAGCCGACCCACCCAGAACACATCTTTTACGACGGCCGGTTCGGCGACGTTCGGGCCTAGAATCCCAGTAACGTCAGACTCCCCTCGACGACGTTCTGCGGGAGGTACTGAGGGGCGTAGAAGACGACGACTGCAGCCACGGCGAGTTCGAGACCTGTCACGGCGACCGTGACGGCACTCGCGTACTTGCTGCTCGTCGTGACGCCCGCCGGCAGGCCGAACTCCCTGCTCCACGGGTAAAACAGGGCGATGCCGCGCCGACTGCCGACGATGTCGAGGACGTAGTGCGTGAGGACACCGATCCAGACGTACTGGAGGTTCCCGAAGACGGCCGGGAACGACATGAAGAGTGCCAGCACCGGGAGGTTGTGGAGCGTCTTCCGATGTTTCCCGAAGGCGGTGTCCACGTCCGGGAACAGCGCGCCGAGCGTGACGGGAATCGACACCTCGATGATGGTCACGAACGTGGCCACGTCGCCCGACGGTTCGAGGATGTAGCCGAGGCCGATGCTCAACAGCACCGCGTTGAGGACGTGTCCGTCTTTGTTCATGCCAGCGTCACTGCACGGCCGGGACATATGCCTTCCCGTTGCCGGCGACGGCTGGCGGTTTCAGCTGTCACCTGTCCGCTCATCGATACGACAGCGTAGCTCCGAGAGTGCGGCACGGGCACCGCGCTCCCGGACTGTCGCTCGGTCCCCGTCGAACACGTACCGCTCGGTGGACACCGTCGACGCGTTGCGTCCCCACTCACCGGCGTAGGCGACGGCGACGAAGACGGTG
This genomic window contains:
- a CDS encoding transcription elongation factor Spt5 gives rise to the protein MGIYAVKTTASQERTVADMIMNREEPSIHAALAPDSLTSYVMVEADDEAVFERIADEIPHMRGVVPGESSLAEVEHFLSPKPDVEGIAEGDIVELVAGPFKGEKAQVQRIDEGKDQVTVELYEATVPIPVTVRGDQIRVLDSEER
- a CDS encoding protein translocase SEC61 complex subunit gamma, which encodes MQVPYDLTSYVRVLKLASTPSWEEFSQVAKIAGAGIVLVGLLGFIIFVIMSFIPA
- the ftsZ gene encoding cell division protein FtsZ: MDSIIDDAMEDAEAEREQSGRDEATDGSGTAAAEDVSTSGQMTDEELASVVKDLETKITVVGCGGAGGNTVTRMMEEGIHGAKLVAANTDAQHLADEVKADTKILIGKKRTGGRGAGSVPKIGEEAAQENIEDIQQSIDGSDMVFVTAGLGGGTGTGAAPVVAQAAQEAGALTISIVTIPFTAEGERRRANADAGLERLRAVSDTVIVVPNDRLLDYAPSMPLQDAFKICDRVLMRSVKGMTELITKPGLVNVDFADVRTIMENGGVAMIGLGESDSENKAQDSIRSALRSPLLDVEFDGANSALVNVVGGPDMAIEEAEGVVEEIYDRIDPDARIIWGASVNDDFEGKMETMIVVTGVESPQIYGQNETEAEQAAQNLGDDIDYVE
- a CDS encoding metal-dependent hydrolase; translated protein: MNKDGHVLNAVLLSIGLGYILEPSGDVATFVTIIEVSIPVTLGALFPDVDTAFGKHRKTLHNLPVLALFMSFPAVFGNLQYVWIGVLTHYVLDIVGSRRGIALFYPWSREFGLPAGVTTSSKYASAVTVAVTGLELAVAAVVVFYAPQYLPQNVVEGSLTLLGF
- a CDS encoding PHP domain-containing protein, with amino-acid sequence MHVKVLDESVVRRAKQRGLDALVYAPHFTRLPDIRETARRFSDDELLVVPARELFTGTWRTRKHVLAVGLSDPIPDFLTLAGVMEELRRQDAAVLVPHPEFLTVSLDIADIRQYRETLDGVEVYNPKHWARHNDRAREIARETGLPAFGSSYAHLPRTVGEVWTAFAETPADEEAFVDLLRDGAPRRVFHRDGPTHGMRCAAEFAHLGWENTYKKFDRIYLQGTEPTHPEHIFYDGRFGDVRA
- a CDS encoding DUF7565 family protein, producing MPHWECAIAGDGEQFERVEDLIVHQATDHERVECAVCGTVLPDGYFAIRHAFDEHTRAEYVRAYDAASDEVRQREQVKEAIESEADIKEVIDRLEGNGSGV